TaatctccctcacacacactctctgataTGGCcccacttttcttttttctttagaaaAGTTTTGTGCCCAGCAGATGGAGTCGGTGTTTCTGTCACTGAGACACGTTTCTCTCTGTGGTGTTTGCAGTCATGCTGTAGGCTGTTTCCTGACTGTTGAGAAGCTTGTGATTCCAGTAAGCTTAAGTGAGTTATTGCTGTAGCTGCCAACATCAATTTTAGCATAAACTCTGTGGCTTTGATTAATCTGATCGCCAAGCATAATGTCTGCCAACTGCTCAAATCAAGATTCAGTAGTAGGGAGCTTGTTTAAGTTCACCATGATAGAAGAATTATAAAAGATGGCTGTACAACAGTGGTATTTATTGCAAATACTGTATCATCTGCCACTGCATGCCTGCCTCAGCATGTGTTCACATGTACATAAGAAGCTATCTAGGCAACCTTATGATGAGAAGCAAGTCTGCTGTTAAACAACTGCACAACTGTTGGTAAAGTTAAATTCTGATTTGATGCACACAGGTCTGTgtcatctctctcactctctcataaatatacactgatgctcactgtaaacaacaaaaaaagattaCTGCAGTCCTGCATGAGACACTGAATCTCTGTGTACCAGAGACAGCCAGCTTACCTTCATAATTCACCTGCCCATCACCATCAATGTCAGCCTCTCGAATCATCTCATCCACTTCCTCGTCTGTCAGCTTCTCGCCAAGGTTAGTCATGACATGACGCAGTTCAGCTGCACTAATGTAGCCATTTCCATCCTAGGAGACATGGGATTGTAGAAGATTAAGCAAATCCAATCACAATTACATCCAAGGTCAAAGAAATCTCGCTTCAATTGTTTGTtccaagtaaataaataaaaatataaaaaggtgACGCTTTAATTTGTTTAGTGATATTCCTCTCAAATATTGCCACGAACTAATGTAATGCCAAGAGATAAGACTATAGTAAAGTACAATAAGGCATTTACTAGTTTGGTGAGTTAAATCAGGCTTTTAGCTCATGGCATGTACACACTTTGTCAAAGACTCTGAAGGCTTCTCGAATCTCCTCTTCACTGTCCGTATCCTTCATTTTCCTGGCCATCATGGTCAGAAATTCTGGAAAGTCTATTGTTCCATTGCCTAAGGAAAAACCATACTTGGTCGTCATCACTAAAGCAAATCTCAAGAagttataaatattttctgtataaAACTGGCAGACACTAGAGATTGCTAGCTTACGAAAGTCAGCATGTAAGCAGCTGTACTATAGAAACTGTTGTACTGCAGTCTCACCATCAGCATCGACCTCATTGATCATGTCCTGCAGCTCGGCCTCTGTGGGGTTCTGACCAAGTGAGCGCATCACAGTTCCCAATTctttggtggtgatggtgccATCACCATCTTTGTCGAAGAGGGAAAAGGCCTCTTTGAACTCTGGTGGATTAGATCAAGTGTTTAGTCCCAGTACCAAACAAATTGTGTACAGCCTcatatttacacaaacacagcaataAAAGCAACAGGGTTtcaagaaacaaataaaaagtaataacaTTTCTTTAACACATTTATGTTAGActaaaattttaattattgtgttttaatatttgttttatgcAATTATTGTTATGAAAGACATCAATAATTCCAATGCAGGGCAGTGTacttgatgtttgtgtgtgttcagggagaacaggggttttttttgagcAAAGCAACAATATTAGTCATGTGAGGACATAAAAACCATCTACTCACCTGCAATCTGTTCCTCAGTCAGCTGATCTGCCTGTAGCAATGAGAAAATGATAAATGCACTGTCATTACCAAGACTCCAGTTGTGCCGAACTCCCACACATATACAACTTAGAGTGTAATGAAGGACACGTATAAATTCTCTCCAGCTAGAAATAGCCACTCTGAGTATAATTAGCGAGTGCCACTAAAAGGGTCACCAATGTAGCACACATAAAATTATAGCACTTCTCTATGACAGTTCATTAATCAGCTGCTAAAATTGGGTGGCTTCACTCGGTGCTTTACTTAGTTACACACTTCTATGTTTCAGCCCAAAGCAACATCATATTCTTATTCATCATCtagacactactgactgcttcTTTGTGCTATTCCAAAAGAAgtgacttttgtttttgctagtGTGCTCTACAGAAGGGCAAATAAAGGGTATCTATGGTAGAAATAACTGACATCATCTTCTAGAGAAACaaaatcatgcaaaaaaaaaaaaaaacacaatcagaTATGACTGAACACATGACAGATCCAAATTTACATTCTATTATCTTTTTACAAAGCTATGAAGATTTAAGTAATATAGCTTAGAAAAGGAATATGGATGTTTACTGTGCATGTGCACAGCAAAGGTTAGTGGGTAAACAGGAAATAACATCTTTGCAACTGTTTATCTGTTGCCTTAAACAAGCCAGATGTTGATCAAAGACTATAAACAGCATCTTAACGACCGAATCCTGCAGGTCTCAGACTTGCATTCCAGCATAATGTGCCTGTATTGCAGATGTAGACCGTGAACTCAAATGTACCCGGCAGCATGGAATTATCATAATTAGCTCTGgtcattttgcacttttttttttttttttttgcatcatggCTAGCCAGTTTAAAATCAACGGCAGCTGAAAAGCCACCAAGTAAAACGGCACACCTGTCTCACATGCCACAAACAGTGTCGTATCAGATGATGGTGCTCTTCCACACACGGCATTTAATCTGCATGCAATGAACTGACCAAACATTTGTAGCATCTACACTATGAAGATCCACAAAATGGAACAATAGTCTTCAAATATACATAGCTATAAAGTGTCTATTGTAAACGTCTAGCACATCCAGAAGGGTGCTTTCACACCTTCTCTGTATACACAGACAAATTCATATTAAATTTGATATTATGACTCATCTGCTGGCCATAAAATTCCTTTTGCTGCCATTGTGAAACTTAAAAAATAAGAAGCAACATGATCATTTCAACCAATCCCAATGCCAAGAACTGACATTCatcttcattcatccatcttcaaCTGAAGCAACACCCAAACCACCATTTTAAGATAGAGAGGCAGTTTGATACAAATTCTCATCAGCTATTGTATGTTGTGTCTTGTGAAGGACAAAATCTGAAAGCTGTGATTTGATCCTGTATGTAATATACATagccaaatgtatgtggacacaagaccaacacacctgtgtgagcagatttgtgctcattcaccCACAAGAGCAGTAGTGAAGCCAGGAACTGATGTCAGACAAGGAGGCCTGGTGTACCGAATATGTTTCAGATCACCACAGTGGTGGTCAGTGGGGTAAAGGTaagagctctgtgcaggacacttgagttcttccactccaaccttgacaaaccatgtcttcatggagctcactttgtgcagGAAATGTTAATTGTTCAGCATGCAAATACATTGCAGAGGATTGTGTTGTTCTGCACTGTGGCAACAGTTTGTAGAAGGTCCAgggggtgtgatagtcaggtgtccCCATACTTTATGCTATAAAGTGTATTTCCTTTTTTCAAACAGGATGTTAAGAGTGACAGCATGTTTAAGTGCTTGACTAATTCCCAGAACAGCCAACAGTTTTTGAGATACACTAAAAGAAAACATACTAACCTGTAACTTAATGAACTAGCTAAATACAGAGAACAGCTAAGTATTATTTGGcatgcatagatagatagatagatagatagatagatagatagatagatagatagatagatagatagatagatagatagatagatagatagatagatagatagatagatagatagatagatagatagatgttctctcaccaccaccttcacccaTAACTATACAAAAAGGATgatacaccatattgccaaacgttttgggacgcctaactttacatgcacacaaatttaatatggagttagccTGCCCTTTGccgctataacagcttcatttCTTCTGGGACAGCTTTCCAAAAGGTTTAGGAGtgcgtttatgggaatttttgaccattcctctagataCGAAATGGAATacggcatgaaattgtccaaaatgtcttggtatgctgaagcattaagagtttctttcagtTGAACTGAGgagccaaacccaacccctgaattcactgatttagaggggtgtcccaaaacttttggcaatatagtgtatcctAGGCAGTCAGACGCCACGTGTGTTTGGAGTTATACCATACACATTCAGCCGAGATCGGCCGTCAGTAACAGACAGCCTCAGGGGTCACCGCCGGGGAGGAATCCGAAATAGTACATGAAATGATATCACATGCTCTTAATGATGGAGATGCCTTAATGGCATATAAACCCAGAATAGTGCTTTTGATCAGTCTGACATTGAGCATCCCCCAAAAAGGGCAAACTTTTACTTAAAAATTCCACTCTgttcaaaacaaataaactccAATTGGTTTTATCTAAAACAAGGGAGGGCTGTAAAAGGATACAGTGCACCAAATTAAAGCCAAAAACAGACCAACAAACCATATTTGCTGCTAAAAAGCTGGACAAACAATTCCTGAAAGCATTAAATGAAACAGACACAAGACTGTACAGGATGactcagccaaaaaaaaaagaaaagtggaaGTGACGAGCTAAAAAATGACTGATATACTGATGAACTGCCTTCCATGACACTACACGACAGATTCTCTAAAAGATGGAAAGACCTATGATGTAAGCAAGTGTGTAGACTATAATGGCTAGGTTTGATGGGACAGACCTGAGTGTCCATTACATTGTGAACATCTTGTTTAGGGGCAATACTGCAAATAAAGTCCATTTATAATGAGTTTAACTCATGCAATGCCTAATCACTTCAGTCCTTAAAAGGCATATctgctgagtttttttttttattcctctacaCTGCAGATCCAGTGTCAGAGTGCTGCAGATGATTTGGTTCAATGCAGAGGgaagggagggggagggaggaagaagaagaagaaggaggaggaggaggaggaggaggagtgtcgCGAGCTGGCAGCTAGCTTAATGCACACTTGTGTGTCTGCAGTTTCTAAAGCTATTACGAGTGCTGTGCTGCACTTTAGACTAGCTGTTAACTAACTTTAACCTGGCAGTTACCTTTACAGAACAGCAAGATTTATTCAGTCAGAACTGCGCGTGGTGAAATTAGCCAGCGCAGtatagcctagcctagcctagcctagccaaAGGCAGACCGGTGGAATTTTCTAGAAAGACGAATAGAAAGCCAATTTGCCTCGCGCACATTTTTGTTGCTGTATGTTACAGCCAGGCTTTTGCTACCTAAACTGAGGAAGTTATTTTTGTACCACCTGTTATTAATCCGCCCACTCCTCTTCTCCTAAAGGCAACGAGCGCTCACAGCACGTCAAAAAAAAAGCTAATCTAAGCGTTCGCCAGAGACACtagcagtaataataatgataaagacGTCTAGGTTAACTATCGTCTTCCTCACTAAGATGTCGTCTGAAGCGGGTGTCCACAGCAGCCATATTCAAATTCTGTGTGCGTAGCTTAAGCAGCTCATCATGGACGCGCTACAGAAATATAACACTCAGTAACAATTAGCGCGTTTTGACACACAGCTGTAGCTCGGTCACTGTGCTGCTCTTCGCGTTCAGCCCGGATTGTTGCAAGACCTTCCTTCATTTTAGTCAGACAGTTTGCAGAAGAGCCGCATTTTACTCTTACTCACCATTTTGACGGGTGATTTGCAGGAAATCCGCAGTAAAACTGAGAGCCGGGTTTTCTCAGACTGAAATAGGAAGCTCTATCCGGTCAGCTTTATTAACCAGAGCGCTTGGTAACCTTAACGTCTTGAAATATTGGACCGGAAACTGAGGTGAAAACCTACTACTCCGCCGTCGAACCGCAAACCGGGAGGAGGGGGTGATCCGCCCTCTTTCACACCGTATCCCTCCGCTGAATGACGTAATTCATTAGCACGAGACAACCttcaagataataataataataataataataataataagtattcgTTGTAGTAGCAGTTTTGTTGCATGCTTTGTATTTTTAACATCTTTGCATAATATCAGAAAAGAGGACTATGTagcattcatccattcattcattcatccattcattcgtTAAtaactttatcctggtcagtgaAGCCTAGTTCACAGTCCTAGTTCATTTACATAAGACAGCAGTCATGTGCagaggattctctctctctttctctctctctctctctctctctctctctctctctctgtcacacacacacacaccaaactacaTTTACATGTACCATTTCTAACTCAAATAATTAAATCAGCTGTGCAATTCcactataattaatattagaTATTAGATAATATACTTTAAATGATATATAGTTTATCTTTCCTGTTTTAGACACTCCTCCTTTTTGTGTCTACACCTTCTACATTTATCAGAAAAGAGAACGAAGcagaattcattcattcattcattcattcattcattcattaatacctttgtttatcctggtcagtgaATCTGGAGTGAACTAGGTTCACAGTCCTAGTTCATTTACATAAGACAGCAGTCATGTGCagaggattctctctctctctctctctgtcacacacacacacacacaccaaactacaTTTACATGTACCATTTCTAattcaaatcattaaatcaaagtaaaaaaagagtcaaaagtcatagaagctttattgtcacttcaaccatatatagctgatgcagtacacagtgaagtgaaacaacgttcctcctagaccagaggtgctacacataacaccgacaaagtacagtgacacagacaaacatagagctaaacacagagataaaaaactaaactatacttaaggtgcaataaaaactaaactatacttagcTGTGGAGTTCcactataattaatattagacattatataatgtattttaaataatatatagttTATCTTCTCTAATTTAGACACTCCTCCATGTTTATGTCTTTACTCCTACATTTATCAGAAAAGAGGACTAAgcagcattcattcattcatttattcattcattcattaataactTTATCCTAGCCTAGCTCAGTCCTAGTTCATTTACTTAGTTCAGCGGTCAAGCACagaggattctctctctctctctctctctctctctctgtctctctctctctctctctctcccacacacacaattatgcTACAACTTTAGTACAGTCATCTATAAAAGCATTGACATCAAGGTCCATTTACTAAGATAAGTACCATTTACGTGCACTATTTATAATTCATATCATTAAATCAGCTGTGGAGTTCCACTATAACTAATATTAGATATTATAtactttaaataatatatattttatcgtCTCTCTTTTAGGTTCTTGTGTCAACACTTCTCCACATTCAGCATAGATATAATTAGGACTGAATGAACAAGATTAAACTGTTTGAACTTTATGTTATGGCCATGTCACTGCTGGTTAGAAAGCGGTTCATGCAGAAATGCAAAACAGACCGCTGAGCCAAATTATCTGTCCAATATACTATCTACAAGACACTGGaaaagatgaaacaaaaactaTAACAGTCCTCTTCAATCAGAACTATGAGCCCTGATGATTTTGCCATATGCTTCATGGCATTTTGTCATAGTTGAATGTCCTCTAATTGGAGAAGTAGCTGATTAGCTACTACGGCTTGTCTCTTGCAGGTAGTTATTTAACATGGCTATCCCTCCCATCACCTCAGGTAGACTTTTATGTTGACAGCGTTGACAGCCACTGGTCACATGATGTgaattttctgtaacatgatCCATTGACACCTTGTGCTGCCAgataacatttttttctgtgacTTGCACCTCACTTTGGCACACAGTCTGTAATGCAGAACCAGCACATCTGCATTTCTCTGTGCTGCGCTTTACCACATGGCAGCTCCAGTGTTGGCTGAAACAGCCGGCAGCGATTGGAAGCTGTCGAGGATAAGATTCTTCAACTTTAGGACACATGAAGCAAGTGCAGCAGAGCTGAACAGGCTGGTGTTTCTTAGAACTAGTCCCTGAACAGCAATTCAAACACAGCACCTTGCCCAAGATCCAGTTCAACATTGCTTTGATCATGATAGCAATGAGGTTAAAGAGAGAATAGGTACAGCAGACACCAAGAAAGATTACTAAGATGTTGGCAATCTGGTAAAAACAGTTTGCTTCATAGTGCTCTCGTTGTCCGCTCACCATATCCCCGAAGCCCGTAGTGGTGAAGGTCACAAAGCAGAAATACATCGATTCCAGGTAGCTCCAACCTTCTACAGCAGAGTAGAATCCTGATGCAGCAAATGCTACCAGAAACCAAACTGCCACCAAAATTAGTGCTACAATGTAAACAGAAGGCTTCCAACCCCC
The window above is part of the Hemibagrus wyckioides isolate EC202008001 linkage group LG17, SWU_Hwy_1.0, whole genome shotgun sequence genome. Proteins encoded here:
- the calm3a gene encoding calmodulin 3a (phosphorylase kinase, delta) translates to MADQLTEEQIAEFKEAFSLFDKDGDGTITTKELGTVMRSLGQNPTEAELQDMINEVDADGNGTIDFPEFLTMMARKMKDTDSEEEIREAFRVFDKDGNGYISAAELRHVMTNLGEKLTDEEVDEMIREADIDGDGQVNYEEFVQMMTAK
- the si:ch211-261a10.5 gene encoding potassium channel subfamily K member 13: MIVHTPKFSRDSSPCCCGWPWVNIDIACIVLLGSVLVLYMFFGAAVFSALERPSEIVAHKIWEKKIDDFAQEHSVSLQDLRVLLKDYEEANNAGVWVQGERTFWNFPGALCFVATVISTIGYGMAAPSTTFGKIFLILYGLIGCAAAILLFNLFLERVVTLIAYVLSRCHERKLWHSRQRAGSSHHTTQPSGTASGQGGWKPSVYIVALILVAVWFLVAFAASGFYSAVEGWSYLESMYFCFVTFTTTGFGDMVSGQREHYEANCFYQIANILVIFLGVCCTYSLFNLIAIMIKAMLNWILGKVLCLNCCSGTSSKKHQPVQLCCTCFMCPKVEESYPRQLPIAAGCFSQHWSCHVVKRSTEKCRCAGSALQTVCQSEVQVTEKNVIWQHKVSMDHVTENSHHVTSGCQRCQHKSLPEVMGGIAMLNNYLQETSRSS